The Magnolia sinica isolate HGM2019 chromosome 9, MsV1, whole genome shotgun sequence sequence ATTCGATTTCAAGCGACATCATCATATGGCACACCTGCAGATAGAGACGCCCCTCGTTTCTGCCCAACAAAAAGCAACGATCACATGCATGCCATGACTTTGATAGGGCAGGCAACAATGTATGTGACCTGGCCCATCTCAAGCCATTAATCACGTGGGCCCCgccatgtcccaaaaatcaggcccacaaCTCATCATATTGATCAAACAAGCATTAGAGAAAAAATAAAAGGACAGTTATGAGACATCAAAAACACTTCAACGTTTGTTGCACAGTCCCATGGTCAGCAAAAAGGCGTATGGCCAAAATATGGGAGGCAAAATGCTCGTTTTTTCATTTGGTTTAGACCCTTACAAAGACAGTAAAAAAAATTCTATCAAAGAAACGAAAACATTAGAAAATCAAAGAATTAAAAGTTCAAGTTTAATATAGTTTCAACTAAAAATAATGGGATGAGAGAAACTCTTACATATATGAATATATCCCATGTATGCTGCATATAAACAAGactaaaatatataattaaaatgaaaatagataaataataataataataataataatttaataatgTACCTAGGCAATCAAAAAGCGGGGAATATGATTCTTTGACTGTATCAAATGCTTCTTTTTCAAGCAATTCATATATAAATTAGACTATTGCGATGGTGCTTAGAACATAAGTTATGGCGTTGGGACACAATAGAGAGTCCGATTCGTCAGTCTAAACTGTCCATTAGGTTCTGCACACATTTCATCTGCCACCATGCAAACATCAAACTGATCTGACAAAAAtggaccatttgatcaatggtattTAATGTGCGTGGTTAATATCACTAACAAAAAAATTGATCCAGTCAGCAATTTGAATGCCCATGGTGGATTGCttttaattcaaaaaaatcatttctgttaggcaatcataacaatcccATCCTTGGCGGCTGCAAAAACAGATAGTTGCAGAAACTAAAGGCCAAATCGAAGAAGGGATTGCATCGTCCCACAAGTACTGCTTTTGTATGATAGCATATGAAATGTATCCTGGACAGAATGACGGGTTCAGAACTGATAGATTGAACTGTCCATGTGAacagatgcaactaggagcactggaaCATTTCTCTATAAATCAATCACTCTCTATTGAATGTCTCCACTTTCAACTCAAATTTACCAGAAGTATGGCAATGACCAACCTCTATATTTGAatcaccaaaaaaagaaaagaataaaatgagttttctttttagaaaaaagTCCACATTATTCGCTTGGCGCAAAGAAAAGTTGCCTATCTTCCGGAATAACAGTTTATAACATTTAAACAAcctacgtgtttttttttttttcaaaaaatatgggATTTAAAAGGGAGTTTTGCTACCAATAAATGGGCCATACGAAACTGCACCAATGAAGGGTCCAGCTCCATGGCTCGATGGTAGACAgaatgtttcaacactgagatcatgggatcaagtgcccatgtggtgtggctgtggctgtgtgtggtgtgggtggaaaaaaaaaacaccaatgaAAAATATTGACCAGTGGGCCTACAGCCCTGTAGACAGAACCATCCATGGCCCAAAAAACACAGCCAACCGTAGAAAAATGCTATTTCTTCTGGTGTACTtttgagagaaaaataaaataaaatcacgtaGTTAAAGACTACCTTGTCTGAACCACAGACCCCAAAATTTCATCCGTGTTTTGGGCCAAGTCTCGACTATTTTTTGAAGGATGAACTTAAACCCAAACTTTAGAcataccatttttattttttttttatactctAAAGTGGTGTGGATCCGTGAATTTATCGGTCCTAGCATAAGATCAAGACCATCCAGATGGGTGGCCTGCAAATTAACAAGAAAATACAGCAAAATCCACACATCCAAGAAAAGCTAAATACCCAAACCCTACAATCTCAAAAGTATCCCTGGGTCCACCAGGAGGCTAATCCGATTACTAGTTTTTCTATAGATAACGATACTTAACATTCAAAAACAAAAGAGAACACATTCAATCAGTGGCCAACAATTCCCTATAGAAGTACTGATTTTAAATACACCCTCCAAACCCATATCCTGAATGCCATTCCCTTGCATGATTAAAACAAAATAATGGAGCTTTCAACATTGAGCATGCATTGCAGATGCCATGAAAAGCCAAAAGCAACACCCTATTCTATCCCATCAGCTGGACTTCCAAGGtttcccatcagatcaacagtttagCTTTTATCACCAAAAACACGGGGACCCAAATGAACAGAATCCACCTGAGGTGCACAGCTACCAAGAGAGATGAGGCAATGATCGTAGGAAACCTGTCAGTTTTCCCTCACCAAAAACCATGGGACCCAAGTGTGCAAGCAGGTTTGCAAACTACATATTTATTGATGTTCCTGGATGCTCTACTTCCTCGAAAAAGAGATGGAAGTACCTAAATTCCCCATATTTGTTTCGCTCACAGTACAACTATTACAAAGTGGTGGTTTGAGACTACGCACATGACAATGTAGCACAAGCCCTGCATCTACGGAAACTACTATCAATTACTTCAAAATTCTCAGGCTATGCTATGGAAAATTATCAAAAACACAAATCTTATCAAACAAAAAATATACATTAACTCCAAACATTCACAGCAGTTGAGAAACAGGTCCCTAATCAAACTAAGAGAACTTATCAATCAGCAGCTTGAAAAGAATACATACGCAGCTAGTAAAATCCAAGGAAATTTAAAAAAACAGTAAAATCTGAGGACTGGACTCTTTATGGACTGAAATTCATGATGTGCTGTCCCCCACCAATTCCCTACTTATAGGGATCACAGCCACATCACTTGGATATCAGAAGGCTAAAAATATCTCGACCACACAGCTATAAAATCGTCTTAATGGTCCGTATAGCACCCACATGGCGGACATCCGACAAAATCCTGGCTAGTCTATTAGAAGAGGAATTACCATAAGCTAGATAGACGATGTGGATGGTATTTTACTTCGGCCCAATGTCCTTCAGAGCACAGATCTGCTCTTCTCCCATTGCGCACATGACAGTCACAACAAGATCCTTTCCTTCTCCAAAACCATCCTTGATCTGGGGCAGTAAATCCAATAACACAACATATAAGTGTTCTGCCCAAAGCTTAATAAACATGAGGAAATATAATTGCATTTTGAGCAATTTGCTCAAGCCCAATAAACTCTACATCTGGGGGCGTGCCTTTGGcaaccaaactgttcatatgactgGCCCACATGGATGGGAGAGACCCAAAAATTCTCTCTGATCGGACAAACCTGACCGTCTAAATGAGCGCCAGTGTTAAATGCAGGGCTGCTGGTGGTAAATGTCCATTTGCAAACCACCAATCAAGTGGTGGCTAGGTCATCTGATTCAGGAGATACCGAGAATGGTCTACCAGATCAATCGCTTGTAGTACCAAATGGTAGGCCCCGTCTGTACCGTTGCGGGGTCGAACTGAAGCTCATTCACACGCATGTAAATCCGATCGTGCTTATTACCATGCTAGAGATAAATGCACGTAAGCACGTACACATGATTCAGTGGACTGCAAGTGCAGTTTGCTCATGAGCTAATGGGGGTTGGGGCGCCTAACCTGAGTGAGCAGATTTTCATCAGTGGGAAGCTTCAGATCATCCTTCGTGTTGCCGTTATCAGTCAAAAGACTCACCTAAAATAAATCAGCATCAACTCAGGTATGTTCTGAAGAACTGGTTTACGATAAGGCTTTTATAAGGATAATCAGGGACACAACAAGCTTACAAAActtctacatatatatatatatatatatatatatatatatatataagacaagCTTACAAAACCATCTTCTGATATGTCAATAAGCTGATAATCAGTACGAGTAACGTGAGGCACCTGCAAAATTTACAAATGGGATGATTGATTAATTCTTTTGTCCTGGCTAGCAATATGTGTAGATCATACATGATTGATAGTAAGATCATCATGCAAGGAACCCCAAACgagaaaacatacatcacagttatGTGATGAAGGAACAATATCCTCGAGCTTCTTGCCATTAAAAATGTCAATTGCTACAAAGTGACATTTCGCATGACCATGCTTTCCAGTCTTCGAAGTGGAAACCTCAACGACCTATTAACAAAAACCACATAAGCAAAGATCAAATTATGAATTACAACCAATAAAATGATAGACAAAGCATCTTCCATGTGAAGCAATATGGTGGAAACTAACTCTTCTAAAAGGTTATGCGCATACTAAAAACAAGCACACTTCTTAACTACATAAAATACTACAATATTTAGATTAGAGAAATGCCAGGTGCTCCTCAGTTGatcggttcacttggacagtccaatcaattgattCAAACTGTCCAGTAAGCCAAGAAAACTTTTCACGGGCTACCAAGCATATCGCGCTGataggatgatccaatccatactTGATTATGCATTATTTTTTACAGCCATCCtctttccaagccatggatggagggttatgattgcctaacaaaagtgattctttagaaccaGACGCAATCCATGATGATTCGTAGAAGATGGATCaatttgttgattggacctatttttgtgtaaatgatttgGACTttccatattaaaggccattggTCAAACGGCTAATATTTATCAAATTGGTGCACTGATTGCATGGCAGGCCACGAAATCtgcattggacctaatgaactggctggatcaatggattggacagcCTAAGCATCCGAATGCAACAATCACTATGATGTAATAGTGCTCTGGAAGCACTGAAGTATCTCTCTTTAGATTAATTCCATGGTCATATTAAATCAAAGAAGTGAAAATATCAAGCAGATTAAAGTGACCTCCATGTCCGTATAACAAGGTCTAGGTCGCTGAAATTTATATGGAGAAAGACTTCAGAGTAGATCGGCCATCTTCGGGGATTAGTGGGGAGGTGTTGAGTGTCTCTCAAATCTCGACAATGTCAGTGTCACCAGACCTTTCTCTGTGGCTTTGTCAAGCTACTTTGGCTCAGTTTCGATAGCAATTGTTGGTCTCAGACTCCCAGGACAATAACATTTCAAGGTGAGCAATGAAAGTTCACTAGTCCAAACCCATGAAGACAGGGTACAGAATAACATGGTGCACTATCTTTCATGCAGATGGTAGGAACTTGTCCCCCTTACAGATTCTTTATGCAGATATGTGATTACATCCCCATGAAAAACTAACTTGAGTTACTTATGCCCCACAGGTGGTTCTTAGAGCATTGACATGTGAGGAATTAGGAATATCATAAGATGGTTGGTCATCTTCTCTTGCAACAGTTGACTTTTACAAATATTCGAGAGAAATTAACATGAACATAAGGCAGCATACTTTGGAGGTTGGGCTGACCATCCTTAATGTCGTGGTCAATGTGGCTTAGCATACATTAATGACGTGCCTTGCAAATTACAAGTGTGGCCCGATCTATACAGTTTGGACACAGGGCGTTTGCCAATTTTGGGCCTATGTAACCAGAACACAAGTTGGGAATTGAAGAGACGAAAGTTTATGATTGGTGGACATTCCAAATCAGATTTCTCAAGATGCAAGGAAAAAAAATGGTTACTGGTCTTAAGTACCATAACAGATTGTCTCCTGCGAATATGGGTTCCTAAATGATGGTAAACCCTAACATCCTCACCTTACGAGGCCTCGGAATTTTGGAAGGCTGTCATCTGCCCCCTTAATGGTTTTTTGAGTTGGTGTTTTTTGAGGTGGTAGATGGTGCCAGATTCAGATTCTGGGGGGAAAAAAAATATTGGAGCGAGAACTCCTCGTGTCTGGATTTTCACAGCCTTTATGCTGTCTCCTCCAATCATAGAACAACAAGCCCAATGCTTCGGTTTGATCAGAAGTGGAACAACATAGTCACCTTGCTTCAACAGGAAACTAcaggcctgtttgggagcttggaaatgaaaggagagaaaatgacattttctttatagttattttccaagaacGCACTTGGAGAGAGTGAATAATGGAggctcaggaaaaaaaaaaaaaaatttaggacTTTTTCCATGAAAACACATTCTTGGAAAATATTTTCCACCAAAAAGTGAACTCCCGATCAGGAAATTTGCCATTTTCTTGAAAAGTATTTTCCACCCGAATACTTTCCAAGCTCCCAAAGAGGCCCTAAGAGAGAATGAGATGGTTTAATTTCTCAATTTGGCCATTCGGTTGGGAAATTTTCCCTTCCCCTGCATTTACAGACAAATGGAGAAGCCAACTCCTTTCTGTAGTTTGCCACATGGTGATCCTTTCTCTGTCCATCTCTAGAGGCCAGAGGATCTGATTTGGCATTTCCAGGGTTCTTCCAAGATGGTTGCATTTGGATGGATGGGTGGGTTTTCAGATGGCTCCTCGCCATCTCTTTCCCTTGCCTTTTTGAAGGGTTCTTAATAAATTTTCCCTACAATTCAtatttcatcatcatctaagccttatcgaAACTGATTGAGGTCGACAACACAAATCCTATCCAGCCATTCTGCTCTATcaagccataacctcagttagaccataggtcatcaagtcttttcttactacctccacccatgacCTTGTgggccttcccttgccctttGGGAGACATCAACTAGCACCAACTCGATAGTCCTAACAGgtgtagttcttggtctccgttgcacatgaccaaaccatctaactctactttccctcatctccattgcacatgaccaaaccatctaactctactttccctcatctccgttgcacatgaccaaaccatctaactctactttccctcatctccgttgcacatgaccaaaccatctaactcTACTTTCCCTAATCTTATTATGTATTGGTGCTACTcccaagttcccttgaatgcattcatttctaattatgtccttcctcgtcttgccaccagggtgtgccaaatcggttacgtatcggccgtatcggccgatacgtaacggtaacggtgcgaaccgttacccgtttcggggccgtatcggccgatacccgattttgtacccgtatcggccgatacgagcccattacggggtgtaacggccgtaacgggccagtaacggtaacttttttttaaaaaaattttagctctgtttttgctgtttttttgaaacctcttgcttccaaactgtttctaactccttctactactaatttcgaccaaccttagctaggtatttgagataaaaacacattatatcacagatttttttgaatcaaagctcggtgggccatttttcagaaattcgtcaaaaataggtatttatactttttttaatatgttttgctgttttaatcatgtcatatgatgtgttaatcatagtagaacatgttaatgtacattttacagatttggggtgccatttaataattttttaatatttttttctatttacgcatgaattttggccctttttttaaaattcgaaaaatcagtttttaatggttgttttgctgttttaatcatgccatttgatgtgttaatcatagtagaacatgttaatgtgcattttacagatttggggtgccattttatatttttttaatatttttttctatttacgcacttattttggccctttttttgaaaattcgaaaaatcattttttaatgattcttttgctgttttaatgacatcatatgatgtgttaatcatagtagaacatgttaatgtgcattttatagatttggggtgccattttatatattttttatatttttttctatttacgcatttattttggccctttttttgaaaattcgaaaaatcattttttaatgattctttggctgttttaatgatgctatatgatgtgttaattatagtagaacatgttaatgtgcattttacagatttggggtgccattttatatttttttatatttgtttctatttacgcatttatttcggccctttttttgaaaattcgaaaaatcattttttaatgattcttttgctgttttaatgatgtcatatgatgtgttaatcatagtagaacatgttaatgtgcattttacatatttggggtgccattttattttatttttttctatttacgcatttatttcggcccttttttgaaaattcgaaaaatcatttttaatgattcttttgctgttttaatgatgtcatatgatgtgttaatcatagtagaacatgttaatgtgcattttacatatttggggtaccattttatatttatttttttatttttttctatttacacatgaattttggccctcaaaaataattgcaaacacctaaatgtaagatattttcatattacattcattctaatatatctatcattgatagtagatagttagaaaattaaatatatgaattttgtagtcaaattcagattatctggttcataaattcatcagacagtccgatacaacttctcaccaaagagtggaccgttacaccaccataaacatgttccaatttataaatgaatgcatatttggaatgcttagaatattccggatttaatccatattttttcatatttttttgacaaaaaaaaaattttgcgccgttacgggccgttacgcccccgtatccgtatcagttttggaggacaccgttacgccaaccgataccgatacgggataccttgcttgccactcatccatctgaACATCCTAGTGCCCTAAGTCAGCCAGCAGTTCAGATGGGAGCAAGGGCaaatacatattgaaaaatgactattTGGGTTTATTTAATATCAACCCAACTTGAAAATATGACATACAAAAGCTTGAAAACAACCACTAGACAAAGCATAAgaccctcaaaa is a genomic window containing:
- the LOC131256967 gene encoding eukaryotic translation initiation factor 5A-2-like; the encoded protein is MSDEEHHFESKADAGASKTYPQQAGTIRKNGYIVIKSRPCKVVEVSTSKTGKHGHAKCHFVAIDIFNGKKLEDIVPSSHNCDVPHVTRTDYQLIDISEDGFVSLLTDNGNTKDDLKLPTDENLLTQIKDGFGEGKDLVVTVMCAMGEEQICALKDIGPK